One Eptesicus fuscus isolate TK198812 chromosome 11, DD_ASM_mEF_20220401, whole genome shotgun sequence genomic region harbors:
- the LIMS2 gene encoding LIM and senescent cell antigen-like-containing domain protein 2 isoform X2, with protein sequence MTGRHLCRPCHSREKAKGLGKQVCQRCHLVIEEQPLMFGSDPYHPDHFSCSHCRKELTAEARELKGELYCLPCHDKMGVPICGACRRPIEGRVVNALGKQWHVEHFVCAKCEKPFRGHRHYERKGLAYCETHYSQLFGDVCYSCSHVIEGDVLSALNKAWCASCFSCSACHSKLTLKNKFVEFDMKPVCKRCYENFPLELKKRLKKLSDLAARKTRPSSP encoded by the exons GCACCTGTGCCGGCCTTGCCACAGCCGGGAGAAGGCCAAGGGCCTGGGCAAGCAGGTCTGCCAGCGCTGCCACCTGGTCATCGAGGAGCAGCCCCTCATGTTCGGGAGTGACCCCTACCACCCCGACCACTTCAGCTGCAGCCACTGCAG GAAGGAGCTGACCGCTGAGGCCCGGGAGCTGAAGGGGGAGCTCTACTGCCTGCCGTGCCACGACAAGATGGGAGTCCCCATCTGCGGAGCCTGCCGCCGGCCCATCGAGGGCCGTGTGGTCAATGCGCTGGGCAAGCAGTGGCATGTGGAG cacttTGTCTGCGCCAAGTGCGAGAAGCCGTTCCGGGGGCACCGGCACTATGAGAGGAAGGGGCTGGCCTACTGTGAGACCCACTACAGCCAG CTCTTCGGGGACGTCTGCTACAGCTGCAGCCATGTGATCGAGGGTGACG TGCTGTCAGCCCTCAACAAGGCCTGGTGTGCCAGCTGCTTCTCCTGCTCCGCCTGCCACAGCAAGCTCACCCTCAA GAACAAGTTTGTGGAGTTTGATATGAAGCCCGTGTGTAAGCGATGCTACGAGAACTTCCCCCTGGAGCTGAAGAAGCGGCTGAAGAAGCTGTCGGACCTGGCTGCCCGCAAGACCCGCCCCAGCTCCCCCTAG
- the GPR17 gene encoding uracil nucleotide/cysteinyl leukotriene receptor — protein sequence MNGLEGASGLAANRSPAAAADPCGRETRLENVLLASFYLLDFLLAFAGNALALWLFLRDRRAGTPADVFLTHLAAADLSYVLALPARLVYHLSGGHWPFGEIPCRLTGFLFYLNMYASIYFLTCISADRFLAIVHPVKSLKLRRPLYAHLACAFLWVVVAVAMAPLLVSPQTVRTNHTVVCLQLYREKASPHALVSLALAFTLPLVTTVTCYLLIIRSLRRGPRVDTRLRSKAVRTIALVLAIFLVCFLPYHVHRFIYVLHRHRGASCAARRALALGNRVTACLTSLNGALDPIVYFFVAEKFRNTLCSLLCGPGLSGRPPSLGGRTNESSVSARSELYPRSEL from the coding sequence ATGAACGGCCTCGAGGGGGCCTCCGGGCTGGCAGCCAACCgctccccggcggcggcggcggatcCGTGCGGCCGGGAGACGCGGCTGGAGAACGTGCTCTTGGCCTCCTTCTACCTCCTGGATTTCCTCCTGGCTTTCGCGGGCAACGCCCTGGCCCTGTGGCTCTTCCTCCGGGACCGCCGGGCCGGCACCCCTGCCGACGTGTTCCTGACGCACCTGGCCGCGGCCGACCTGTCCTACGTGCTGGCCCTGCCCGCGCGCCTGGTCTACCACCTCTCGGGGGGCCACTGGCCCTTCGGGGAGATCCCGTGCCGCCTCACCGGCTTCCTCTTCTACCTCAACATGTACGCCAGCATCTACTTCCTCACCTGCATCAGCGCCGACCGCTTCCTGGCCATCGTGCACCCCGTCAAGTCCCTCAAGCTCCGCAGGCCCCTCTACGCTCACCTGGCCTGCGCCTTCCTCTGGGTGGTGGTGGCCGTGGCCATGGCCCCACTGCTGGTGAGCCCGCAGACCGTGAGGACCAACCACACGGTGGTCTGCCTGCAGCTGTACCGGGAGAAGGCCTCCCCCCACGCGCTCGTGTCCCTGGCTCTGGCCTTCACCCTCCCGCTCGTCACCACGGTGACCTGCTACCTGCTGATCATCCGCAGCCTGCGGCGGGGGCCCCGCGTGGACACGCGCCTCAGGAGCAAGGCGGTGCGCACCATCGCCCTGGTGCTGGCCATCTTCCTGGTCTGCTTCCTGCCCTACCACGTGCACCGCTTCATCTACGTGCTGCACCGCCACCGCGGCGCCTCCTGCGCGGCCCGGCGCGCCCTGGCCCTGGGGAACAGGGTCACCGCCTGCCTCACCAGCCTCAACGGGGCCCTGGACCCCATCGTGTACTTTTTTGTGGCCGAGAAGTTCCGCAACACCCTGTGCAGCCTGCTCTGCGGCCCAGGGCTCTCGGGGCGGCCCCCTAGCCTGGGAGGGAGGACCAATGAGAGCTCGGTGAGCGCCAGGTCGGAGCTGTACCCCAGGTCAGAGCTGtag